ATCGGCGTTGTGGACGCcatttagttttgtttttgtttgtttcttgtttcgttTAAATATTTGTACGAGCAGCAAAGCTTACAGCTAGttaaaatcgaaaacgaaaaaaaaccttacaCTACGGTTACGTCTGCGCAGATTCGCAGCCAGGGAGCGTCTAGAGAGCCGAGTATTGAAAGGTTAGACAGGGGGGGAGCGAAAGAAGGGATGAAACATAAACtcgatcgaaaccgatcgagaataaaaacgaaacggaaagcatTCCTTCCGGAAACCATTGTGCGCTTTCTAGACACCATATGGCGACACCACTGCAGTGTAGATGACTTTTGCTCCCTGATCGGGTTGGAGCGATCGTTCATCGGAATGCTAAGTCTGTACTGCGCCCGCCTGCTGTGGACCCATTTGCGGGGTCGCGAGAGGAGGGATCGCACGTCAAACTATAGGGGCCATCGTCAATCATCGCCTGGTCTGCCAGTGGCAACGAGGTGCGATGCATagagagcaaaaacaacaGAGAGCAATGGTTGGATCAAATTAATGTAGAAAAAGATCATCACTAAACGGGACCATCGgagtcgccgccgtcgccgtcgccgccgtcaccaccaccactccttaGGCCATCGTTAGCGTGCCCGCACCCATGCCGAAACCAACTCCCCGCGGACCATAGTTGCGACCGTAGCAGCCCCGGCAGTAGATTTCACCGTTCGGGCCATCGTTCAGGTTGGTCGAGTCGAGCGATTTGTGGCAATCGAAGCAGCTGAAGCACCGCTTGTGCCACACACGATTTTTGCTCAGCATCTTCTCGGCCTCGTACACGGCGTAACCACAGCGCGGGCAACCCTTGCCATCCTTTGCCTTCGGTCCATCGGTTGGCTTCGCGATGGTGCTGCAAGCGAAAGAGAATGAATCAGTATCACTGAGTTCCGAACGGATTTGGTGCAACTCCTGGACACTTACTGCACAGGGGCCGCCTGAACATCGGTGGAAACCAGCGTCGGAGTATGGCCAAAACCGAAGCCCTTCGGTCCGAACAGCTTGCCGTAGCAGGCACGGCAATGGATCTCACGATCCGGGCCGTCGCAAGCAATCATGGAATCGAGCGGACGGTGGCACTCGTTACAGTTGAAGCACTTCTTGTGCCACATCGTACCcttggccagctgctgctcggccgCGAACACCATACCACCGCACCGCGGGCAACCCTGACCCTGCGGTGCCTTGATGAGCGTCGTATCGATGGTGACATGTGGTTTCTGCGAAGCCAGCTGCTCCTCACTGTCagcaaaagagaaacagagaagaaaGATCGAACGGATTGTAGTAACGAACGCTACTAACCACGTTACAGATCGTTCCTGGATACTTACGTCATGCAGTCGGTCTGCAGGAAACCTGATCCACAGGCAAATCCATAACCATGTGGTCCCCACTTCTTGCCGTAGCAAGTCTTGCAGTACACGTCACGATCCGGACCATCGCAGGCGATGATCGAGTCGAGCGTCTTGGTACAATCGCGGCACTTGTAGCACTTGCGATGCCATTCGCGGCCCTTCGACAGCACCTGTTCGGCCGCGAACACGACGCCACCACAACGTGGACATCCCTGGCCTGGCGATGCCTTAATGGCCGACGTATCGGTAGCCGTTGGTTTCAACGCAAACTCACTAGTAGGATAAAGGCATAAGCGTCGATTAGAACATGGAAATAATGGAAAGGCAAAATTGGGCTACGGTACAGAAAACAGTGACACTAACTGTGTACGAAACGATTacttggagtgtgtgtgtgatgcgtgtgtgagagagagagaccaaagGGACACGACAAAGATTGTGGctggtgtggttgttgttgttgctggttttttGGACACAAACTAGTACGACTAACGAACTAACGAACAACGAACCGACGATCTACCTCTGGTATTCCAAATCTCGCGCATCACTCATTAAGCCAAGCGACGAGATTCCCGAGTGACCGTAGCCacgagaaccgaaccgactggCGTAGCACCCTACAAACAgtggggaaggaagaaagagagacggagaCGGTTGAGGAACAGAAAGCGAGAatacacgacacacacacgcacgcagtaAGCGGTCGACAGATCCGAAAGGGATCTAGACGGTCCCAGTTCGAACACAGTTAGTGACACAGTTTAGTGTACGCTGCGATCCGGAATGGCGGATAACATGGACGTGGAAGTGGCCTACCCTTCGATCGTAGTACTGTCGCTCTGcagggcaccaccacccttacCGTAGCCGTAACCCTTCGGACCAAACTTCTTGCCATAGCACACTGAACATAACGGGATACGGAACAGAGAAGgaacagagaaacagaacaTTTACAACCAACGAACGCATTACTATTACGATGTGGCGACCGATCGATCCTGGTGGCCATGTGCCTTACCTTTGCAGTAGATGTTACGATCCGGACCCTCGCAGCAGTTTACAGAATCGAGACCCTTCTTACACTCACCGCATTTGAAGCATCCCTTATGGTAGGCCTGTATGATGGAAAGGTAACGGAATTGGAGTCGTTTAAGGCAACACTCGAGACTCAAAATGGACGCGCGGTgggcagcgagcagcagcagcagaaaacagaGCTGACCAGAAGACTTGTAGCATATCATACATTGACGTGAGGGATCAGAAGGGGTTAGCCAGTATCTATTTCGCTACCGTGTTAGACTGGACAGTACGAGAAGTGTTAGTCACTTTCTAGGCACGCACGTAGGACGGACGTTAACGGGACATGCATCGAGCCATTACCTCGGCAGTAAATCTCTTTATCTGGTCCATCACAGTGCATCGTGGAGTCAAGCGTACGATTGCAGACTAAGCATTTGAAGCATCGCCGATGGTAGCCCTGGAAGGTTAGTGTGgggcgcgcagcagcagcagaaggtaaAGTATGAAAGcagaagagagcagagagccaGAGTGTAGCATGTAGCACGGTTAAAGAGGTATACGAAAACGGAATTCAATTCAGGATAACACTCACTCTTCCACGTGCCAACATTTGCTCGGCCATGTAAACGTATCCGCCACAGCGAGGGCAACCCTCTCCTTCAGGTGCCTTGGCAAATGCCTTCGGTTCAGAGTGTCCGTTGGTGCTGTATTGGGCGGTCGTTCGTATTGATCATCGGGCCATCGGATCGCGGATCAACAGGAAAACGCACAgaacacaacgcacaacgcacgcacacagggGTTGAAGGGACGCAAACAGGCGAGCGCGAACAAGGGCACCAGTTTTTGTTTGggatgttgttggttgtttttttttgggtcaaTTGGCCGGTGCAACAGGATGGTGATGAATGAAGGGGTGTGGAgcgataaagaaagaaagaaagataaaaaataaagaagatgagaagaagagagaaagataaagtaTAAGAAACCATTAGACGCGATCAATGCGATCCTTTCTCCTTCGTCCATTACTCCCAGGAGGAGTAATGAATTCTTGGAGTGTCCGCCATAAACGATAGCATATGGTTACTACGATCATCGGCTATCGTCTACTCCTCTGTCTACtaagcaaatgaaaaacccCTCCCGGGACAAGGAAAAGTCCCCTCGGTGGAAGAAATTTCGCAGCCTCTtcgcgagacacacacacataggttGACACAGGCGTTCGTTTTGCGTATCTTTCGTACATCAATTTCACAGGACTGGTTCACTCCATGGTAGGGGGGCACTTTCCTTATCCCGTTAGGTACAATGTTAGGCAATTTGAAGGGGAAAGAGTAGAGTAGGAAGAAAAGACAGAAAATGtgagaacagaacagagattTACAAATTTAGATAACAAATCAGAGACCGTAGGAACAGATGATAGAAATGAGATGAAGGATAATGAAGTGGTTTTGAAACATGCAGTAACCAGCGATGATAGAATGGCAGCCAAGCGTGTGTAAATGTGCTAGAAAAGTAAGACACGGAGGTAGGGCAAAAGAGGGTAAAGAttgtgaaaaacaaataaagccACAAACGGCACGAACCAACACCACGGCAAATGGATAACACAGTGTGTTAGAACAGTTGCAAAACGGAAACTCAAAATCAAACGCGTCCAAACAACATGAAACACAAAattgagaaaagaaagagacagaacATATAAAAAGGGGCACAAGAAAAGGTTAAAAATTATCACCAAAGTGCAAAACCCGAGTAGTGAGAATGGGAAAAGGATAATAGAGGGGTCCGGAGGAACTAGTAAGACACAGTAGTAACACCGATTACAAtcaggaacagaaaaaaaaaacgtgtaacgaacagcacaaacagcacaaaacatCAAAGGAACATGAATATCTCACCGATCACGGGCCAGATCACGggaacacacatacgtacGGGAACGCAACAGTGACACagagccacagacacacacacacgtatgaGGCACGCGATCTTGAGATCTTGAGTGTGAAATGTTTTCTGGGCGTTTGCGGCGCTTCTTTTGCTCAGGGACGCCGCAGCTCTCGTCCTAGCTACTTTTATATGCCACCGATACGAGCATTTCCAAGATCCAAGATGTACTTGAACCTAGCCGTAAAGGCCGTTCTCTTGTTGCAGGCTTTTGCTGCTAACTGTCCCAACTGATTGTTTCCATTGCGTTTGAGCTTTATCATCTGGTCGGTgaggtgggtgtgtgtgtgtggatgcgtgtatgtgtcttTCGGGACGTTCTGGATGGTATACACATATATAGACACAGCAGAGACATAGACAACAGATGATGACAACATCCCAAGAACTCGCATTCTCgcactcaacacacacacacacacacgacagaaAAAGGAGAGACGTCACAAGGTGATTGGTTTGTACATCCGGTGGCGAAAGGACGGTGGTCCGCGCTGGTCATAAGCGTTGCCGGCACTATAGGCACTCCAACCGTTTCATGTTGCATTTGCTGATGGCGGTGGTTGtaggtggttggtggtgttggtggtggtggtggtggtggtgcagctgttGCTCAGTGTTCTCGGGCTCTTGGCTGAATGAAGGgcggttggtgatgatgggcgACGAAGAGGATAATGGAGGAAGGCGGGAGGGGGGTACTGAATAGGACAGCAGAGTGGGTAGATGATGTGACGATGGGTGGTTATGGATGGATCACGGAATGCATACAATGCCGCTAAATGCCGCTCGTCTGCTAATTACATTGCTTCCTATGCTTAGCATTGTAGAATTTGTGCATTTCATGGACAGCCCCGTTCATCGCGCAGCCGCACCGCAAACAGTGTTGCATCGATGCATCAGTTCTCATGCATGTTCTTTCACGTCACGTTCGCGGCAGTGGTCAGTTCCGAGGTGTCAGTATCATTCCAAGGAGGTATGGAAGGGTATGGCGTTTGGCGAACTTTACACAGAGAGACATATTTTCTAACGGCGCTGTACTGCGTCAACTCGCTGGCGTTAAATGGTTGCATGGGGAGGGAAAGAACCGGAGAACCGACAGGAGAAGGTGTGCAGAAGAACGAGAACGCTCCAAATCACAAACAAGTCACGAAAAAATCGCCTCTTTTCCATTAGTCACAGACATAATACGATTTATTTGCCAAATAGTTTCATCcaattttccgtttcgatACAAAACTGGCCTAATCGAAGCGGAGCGGGGTAAAaccagaggggagggggggagaaggggtaGTAGTCAAtcttaaacaaacaaacaagaacaaaCAAGAAGTGTCGCAAAACGTTTGCTGAACACGAAACTctcatcatctcatcgtcatcggctcTAGTCGGATGGaggtgttttggtttttctctgtttctgttgctgctggcgtttTTCCTGGCGAGCTACACTGTTAGCTACTCTAAGGACGGTCCATCGCGGGAACACGTTCTGTTCGGGGTTTGATCGCAAGCGAATGAACACAAGAACAATATTTTTTGAAGATGATCTTTTTGAATCGAGCACTCACACTAAATCCACACTCATGAAACAGACAGATgcgatggagagagagagagagagatgaagaggaggaaggagaaacGGAATAAATCCTGTGGCCACATTCGCTCAAGTCCTAAATGGCGAAAATGATGgcgaaaacccaaaaccaggCTTTCATCGACATAAGTAAAGGAACGTCCTGGATCTGTTTAGGAAACTATAcacaagcagtagcagcagcatcagcaacaacaattacAAACAAAGTATTTTGCGAGTGTTTTTTGTGCGTTACTAGTACTTTTTTGAATCGGCTATTACGGCTTGTCTGCTTGCTTTCTTCCtaatactctctctctcgttctctctcgctctcttcctctgtctctctcgctctaaaCAATACTTTCGCGGAAGCTTATGGAGCAAAAATacttggttggtgttggtgggccCTCTTCTAACTTGCGCCCATACTGAAGCAATCCCTACCGGGGTTCATCTAGCTGATACTAAGCGGATACGATgaaccgtttccgtttttttgtttttcgaaggGCGAACGAACTGAAGATGAACGAGTAAAGCACTTTAACCGAACACCTCTTCTACCCATTGGCTACTAGATTGACTGACTTGCTTTGCTGGCTGGTCCTGCTGGTTTGCTTAATTTGGTCTCGGTTTTGCGGGTGCTGCATTAACTTTAACGgacgtttgttttgggttcATTTGGGTGGAGGGGGCGAAGAATGGGCGAAAGAGGTCGCGGGCTCGCCCCTTCGTTGGCTAGTACGTGCCGGCTAGCAGGCATTTACTTGCTGCTCCGATATGGCCGTTCGAAAGAGGGAACATTCATCAAGAACGCACCGGAACAGGTTCaagagaaataaagagagagtgacgcagcaacagcagcagcagtggtggtgatgatgatggttgtgacgttggtggtggtggcggaagaTGTAGTGAAGGTAATATAGCGGTAGTGGTAGCGGTagtagttggttggtttttgaatTGTGGTGTTCAGTTTTTGTTGCATGaaaatgtaagaaaaaaaataacagaaaaGTGGAAATCAGCATGCAGTCTTCGAGAAAATGGGGTCTTGATTCATATTATGGTAGTTTCGAGTGGTTTcgggtttgttttctttgttgtttgcgttcaGTTTTGAACAGACAATGAAAACCACGATCAGAGGGGGGTATCAGACAAGGAGAGAGACGGCGGTATCGGGAGTTGGTAGGAGGTAAGTACATAGCGAGCTAATAACCGGTCAAGTGATCGCACTTCGAATGGTTTCCGTATCGCATGCATGCAGGTCACGCGAAGCCTGTCACTTTACATTACTCGAGACTCAACGTCAACGAAATTCGAAGTCCGATCACCAAAGTCCCGGGGACGAAAACCGTTCCAAGCGTTCAATCGATCGCTTCTTCGCATATCGTAGTTTTGGGACGGGAACGTATGAAAAAGTGTACAGTATATATAGAAAGACAGGTAGGACCATCTCCCTTTCGtctaaaactaaaacaaacaaagaacggaagcgatcgaaccaaaacaaaaggaaaggaaacataaTATATGGAACACAAAAGGtatgaaaagagagagacagagagagagaaaaaaaaacaaacaaacaaggtCTAAGGAAAGGCCCCCGCCCGGCGGAGAAAGAACTCGCGCACACGAAGTGATGAGTAAACCCAGGTGCATCTCGTCGACGGAGCGacggagagaagagagagagaccgagagacaggAAGTTCGGAGGattggttgtttgtttccgGTGGGGGACGATGCGAGATCaacgagcgcgatcgcgattttGAATGAAGATTgtcaaaaaaaggggaacaaaAGTTTTGTAAGGTGGTTGCCGCGGCACTTACCTTTCGGACTGAAACTGGGAACCGGTGTCCATCGAGAGGCAGCCGGCGCCTCCACCGAAGCCATAGCCCTTCGGTCCGTACTTGCGTCCGTGGCAGTTCTTGCAGTACAGCTCGCTCTCGTGCTCCGCGCAGTTTGTGGAGTCAAGCATCTTGCCGCACATTCCtgtaacgatgatgatgatgatgatgatggtgaaagAAGGAGACGAGTGACGTTAAAATGTAATGTCGAGTGTACCGAAATAAAACTACAACCTCACGCGTCCCCTCCCGCTCGTGACCATTGCGCCCTCTTTGATATTGATATTGATTGACAATCCCGAGAGGCAACGACGTACGGACGCGCCGTCCGTCCGCGGACAAAGCGGCACCgcacagtaaaaaaaaaaagtgtagtTTTAATTAGCGGTGGTGGGCCCCTACCCCCTCCTTTAGGTGTGGCGATCGGAATCGCCACAAGCCGCACAAATGGGGTCACATGCTCAACATCCCTCGCTCTCTGCTCGTTGCGTCGAGGTGTCGAAGGAAAGATTCTTGTTTTCTTcaaccggtggtccggtggtggtgggctggcgGATTCTCTAGTAGGCTCTGGGCACGATgccaaaccaccaaaccgatCGCGCCGGTCCGGCGACTGCTAATTAGCATTGGCAACGATCGATCAGTCGGTTGCCTTGTAACTTGcaaactcgaactcgaagcgaagcgaatgaacTGCTGAACCTGTACGTGGTTAGGTTCTGTCTGGAAAGGCAACTAATTAACCTGTGTTGATCATTTTCATCCGGACAGCGATGCTCGAtaacaaaaactcgaaatATAAAGCAAAAAATGACCTTTTATGGACCAGGATCATCCGGATAATTCATAAATGGCATCTCGCGGTATGCGGCATGCGCATGGTTCCATCCAAAATACTGCGTACAgttcacgaaaaaaaaagaaacaaaaaaatatggtCGCTTCTAAACAACCTAGCAACCGCAAACTGCACTTCACTGCAATGcatctctgcgtgtgtgtgtctgtgtgtgtgtgtcagtttgCGTGTCCTCGATGTTCTATTTTAAGGGTTTTGCGCCAGGCGGGCGTCGAAGACGGTAAAACATCGGCACGTCAACGACACTTGGCCGTCTGCCGGTCTGCCGGTGTTGCcgggaagaaaaggaagaagaagaaacgcgGCAAAGATCGCGGTGTACGCGTACGGTTGTCAACAAAACTACAGAACCGAAGGCGTTCGATTGCGTTTTTCTCTCTGGGGGTGCGGGGTGCAGCTTCATGAACCGCGAATGGACAAAGCGGGAGGAAGGCGCTGAGCTGCTGATGGCGCTGAGCAGAATCGCCgccggcgtcggcgtcggcggccgACTTGCCCGCCACCATTACGTGCACCGTGAGCAGCGTGTTACGTAATTGCTAATCCTGCTACTTACCGCATTTGAAGCACTGCTTGTGGAATTTGTGTCCACCGGCGACACGCTCCTCGGCCGCGTACACCGACTTGCCGCACTTGGGGCACTTGGGGTTCTCAGCTGGCTTGAAAGGCATTTTagaggctggctggcggctgacGTTACTTTCGAACTATCTTCGCTTTCGAACTCGACTGGACACACActaggtgttgctgctgctgctgctgcttcgacgCGACCTTTACAGCGGACGAATGGAGGTGGAGGTGAGGAAATTATGTATTTCGGTTCGGGCGGTTATGTGCTTATGTAAATCCgtggcgcgatcgcgatcacacatacacgcacacggtaGCAAAAGCCTCCTGAAGCTCCCTAACAGCTGAGCACCACGCACTAACTAACGCTGAACTAGCTAACTAGCGGACTTtcccggtttttgttttttttgttttttggcacCAATCAAACGTCCTCCCAacgcaaaaaccgaaaccgaaaccgaaccgtgatcgtgatctaACGCTTTTCTTCCAAATGGCTCTcgcggacgacgacagcgacagcgacagcgacagcgacagcgacagcgacagcgacagcgacagcgacgacgaggacaacggGATCACTAGTTTACACAGAATCGCGGTCAGCGCAGTcccgaagatgatgatggtgatgatgatcggggGCTAAAAAGGGGCTCTAGAGCGGCGCCTAAGATTCCCCGTGAAGCAAAATCCGTAGAAACTGTGCGTCCAAGCACCAACAGTAGCACCCCCGGGTATACAGTACAAGTGCTGCCCGATGTCGTGCGTACAGGCGACTgagttgccgttgccgttggctACTGCTATAGCGCGATCGAACGCGATGCACCTTCGGTTCGACTGCAGAaaacatcgaagcaacccTCGGTTTCCCCTC
This sequence is a window from Anopheles darlingi chromosome 3, idAnoDarlMG_H_01, whole genome shotgun sequence. Protein-coding genes within it:
- the LOC125953978 gene encoding muscle LIM protein Mlp84B-like isoform X2, coding for MPFKPAENPKCPKCGKSVYAAEERVAGGHKFHKQCFKCGMCGKMLDSTNCAEHESELYCKNCHGRKYGPKGYGFGGGAGCLSMDTGSQFQSESTNGHSEPKAFAKAPEGEGCPRCGGYVYMAEQMLARGRAYHKGCFKCGECKKGLDSVNCCEGPDRNIYCKVCYGKKFGPKGYGYGKGGGALQSDSTTIEGEFALKPTATDTSAIKASPGQGCPRCGGVVFAAEQVLSKGREWHRKCYKCRDCTKTLDSIIACDGPDRDVYCKTCYGKKWGPHGYGFACGSGFLQTDCMTEEQLASQKPHVTIDTTLIKAPQGQGCPRCGGMVFAAEQQLAKGTMWHKKCFNCNECHRPLDSMIACDGPDREIHCRACYGKLFGPKGFGFGHTPTLVSTDVQAAPVHTIAKPTDGPKAKDGKGCPRCGYAVYEAEKMLSKNRVWHKRCFSCFDCHKSLDSTNLNDGPNGEIYCRGCYGRNYGPRGVGFGMGAGTLTMA
- the LOC125953978 gene encoding muscle LIM protein Mlp84B-like isoform X1, with protein sequence MPFKPAENPKCPKCGKSVYAAEERVAGGHKFHKQCFKCGMCGKMLDSTNCAEHESELYCKNCHGRKYGPKGYGFGGGAGCLSMDTGSQFQSESTNGHSEPKAFAKAPEGEGCPRCGGYVYMAEQMLARGRGYHRRCFKCLVCNRTLDSTMHCDGPDKEIYCRGCYASRFGSRGYGHSGISSLGLMSDARDLEYQSEFALKPTATDTSAIKASPGQGCPRCGGVVFAAEQVLSKGREWHRKCYKCRDCTKTLDSIIACDGPDRDVYCKTCYGKKWGPHGYGFACGSGFLQTDCMTEEQLASQKPHVTIDTTLIKAPQGQGCPRCGGMVFAAEQQLAKGTMWHKKCFNCNECHRPLDSMIACDGPDREIHCRACYGKLFGPKGFGFGHTPTLVSTDVQAAPVHTIAKPTDGPKAKDGKGCPRCGYAVYEAEKMLSKNRVWHKRCFSCFDCHKSLDSTNLNDGPNGEIYCRGCYGRNYGPRGVGFGMGAGTLTMA
- the LOC125953978 gene encoding muscle LIM protein Mlp84B-like isoform X3; amino-acid sequence: MPFKPAENPKCPKCGKSVYAAEERVAGGHKFHKQCFKCGMCGKMLDSTNCAEHESELYCKNCHGRKYGPKGYGFGGGAGCLSMDTGSQFQSESTNGHSEPKAFAKAPEGEGCPRCGGYVYMAEQMLARGRGYHRRCFKCLVCNRTLDSTMHCDGPDKEIYCRGCYASRFGSRGYGHSGISSLGLMSDARDLEYQSEFALKPTATDTSAIKASPGQGCPRCGGVVFAAEQVLSKGREWHRKCYKCRDCTKTLDSIIACDGPDRDVYCKTCYGKKWGPHGYGFACGSGFLQTDCMT
- the LOC125953978 gene encoding muscle LIM protein 1-like isoform X4 — its product is MPFKPAENPKCPKCGKSVYAAEERVAGGHKFHKQCFKCGMCGKMLDSTNCAEHESELYCKNCHGRKYGPKGYGFGGGAGCLSMDTGSQFQSESK